The following coding sequences are from one Lolium rigidum isolate FL_2022 chromosome 6, APGP_CSIRO_Lrig_0.1, whole genome shotgun sequence window:
- the LOC124664695 gene encoding cellulose synthase-like protein G2, whose amino-acid sequence MAAPWQDAAPLQLHTVEVDQPLAAVNRLLAGLHLALAAAAIARRGAHDIMLAADLVLLFLWLLSQAPMLRPVSRAAFPGRLSRPALPAVDVMVVTADPDKEPAVKVMNTVVSAMALDYPGGRLAVYLSDDAGSPLTLLAARRAYAFARAWVPFCRKYTVQCPCPEKFFSGNDDQIGGGDRHDELADDRIRVKNMYDKFKEGVEEAMNDAALSQTWTEAARQDHDAYVEIIADEPGGSNSDSDGFDGEDAMPSLVYVSREKRPAWPHHFKAGALNALLRVSSLTSNAPYVLVLDCDMYCNTRSSVLEAMCFHLDRRGRHADDLAFVQFPQMFHNVSGNDIYANELRSIFSTRWKGLDGLRGPILSGTGFCVKRDAVYGAQPASSQDQFSSMEVGELKARFGHSNGHLASLRRSWSAIARDALPEDATFVASCAYETGTKWGEEVGFLYQSVVEDYFTGYRQLYCRGWTSVYCYPAPSRPAPFLGSVPTNLNDVLVQNKRWMSGMLAVGLSRHCPLASALAVSMPQSMGFAYYAFMALYAFPVLCYATVPQLRFFCGTTSFPEASSLWFAAVFVSSLLQHLVEVSVAKRRLAVRTWWNEQRFWALNAVTGQLFACLSVALDLVGAGGQAVDFDLTSKASDDGGLYRDGVFDFSGCSTVLLPATTLCLLNDAALVGGIWKMVISGGWGDVSGELFLLCYIAAMSYPLLQGMFLRRDPARVPAWITAMSVGIAATLLSLFG is encoded by the exons ATGGCGGCGCCTTGGCAAGACGCGGCACCGCTCCAGCTCCACACCGTGGAAGTGGACCAGCCCCTCGCCGCCGTCAAccgcctcctcgccggcctccacctcgcgctcgccgccgcagccatcgCCCGCCGCGGCGCCCACGACATCATGCTGGCGGCGGACCTGGTGCTCCTCTTCCTCTGGCTGCTGTCGCAGGCGCCCATGCTGCGCCCCGTCTCCCGCGCCGCCTTCCCTGGCAGGCTCTCGCGCCCGGCGCTCCCGGCCGTGGACGTGATGGTGGTCACGGCCGACCCGGACAAGGAGCCCGCGGTGAAGGTGATGAACACGGTGGTCTCCGCCATGGCGCTCGACTACCCGGGCGGGCGGCTCGCCGTGTACCTCTCCGACGACGCAGGGTCGCCGCTCACCCTGCTCGCGGCCAGGAGGGCGTACGCCTTCGCCAGGGCATGGGTGCCCTTCTGCCGGAAGTACACGGTGCAGTGCCCGTGCCCCGAGAAGTTCTTCTCCGGCAACGACGACCAGATTGGCGGTGGTGATCGCCACGACGAGCTCGCCGACGACAGGATAAGAGTCAAG AATATGTATGACAAATTTAAAGAGGGTGTGGAGGAGGCCATGAACGACGCAGCTCTTTCTCAAACTTGGACTGAAGCAGCGCGTCAGGATCATGATGCTTACGTCGAG ATCATAGCCGATGAACCGGGCGGCAGCAACAGTGATTCCGACGGCTTTGACGGCGAGGACGCCATGCCGTCGCTGGTGTATGTGTCTCGCGAGAAGCGGCCGGCCTGGCCTCACCACTTCAAAGCCGGCGCACTCAACGCCCTC CTCCGGGTGTCGAGCCTGACGAGCAACGCGCCGTACGTGCTGGTGCTGGACTGCGACATGTACTGCAACACCCGGAGCTCCGTCCTGGAGGCCATGTGCTTCCACCTcgaccgccgtggccgccatgccgACGACCTCGCCTTCGTGCAGTTCCCTCAGATGTTCCACAACGTTAGCGGCAACGACATCTACGCCAATGAGCTCAGATCAATCTTCTCG ACGCGGTGGAAAGGCTTGGACGGCCTCCGTGGCCCGATCCTCTCCGGTACCGGCTTCTGCGTCAAGAGAGACGCCGTCTACGGTGCCCAGCCggccagctcacaagatcagttCTCGTCTATGGAGGTAGGCGAGCTGAAGGCAAGGTTCGGCCACTCCAATGGTCACCTAGCGTCGCTGCGTCGATCATGGAGCGCGATTGCACGTGATGCTCTCCCAGAAGATGCAACGTTTGTGGCATCCTGTGCCTACGAGACGGGCACCAAATGGGGCGAGGAG GTTGGTTTCTTGTACCAGTCGGTGGTGGAGGACTACTTCACCGGCTACCGGCAACTCTACTGTCGAGGGTGGACTTCCGTCTACTGCTACCCGGCGCCCTCGAGGCCTGCGCCGTTCCTCGGCAGCGTGCCTACGAACCTCAACGACGTGCTGGTGCAGAACAAGCGGTGGATGTCCGGCATGCTCGCCGTCGGCCTCTCCAGGCACTGCCCCCTCGCCTCCGCCCTGGCAGTCTCCATGCCCCAGAGCATGGGCTTCGCCTACTAcgccttcatggccttgtacgccTTCCCGGTGCTCTGCTATGCCACAGTGCCGCAGCTCCGCTTTTTCTGCGGCACCACATCGTTCCCCGAGGCCTCGAGCCTCTGGTTCGCCGCCGTGTTTGTGTCGTCGTTGCTGCAGCACCTGGTCGAGGTGTCGGTCGCCAAGCGTCGGCTGGCGGTCAGGACGTGGTGGAACGAGCAGAGGTTCTGGGCGCTCAACGCCGTCACGGGCCAGCTCTTCGCCTGCCTCAGCGTTGCCCTGGACCTGGTCGGCGCAGGAGGGCAGGCGGTGGACTTCGACCTCACGAGCAAGGCGTCCGACGACGGCGGGCTGTACCGGGACGGTGTGTTCGATTTCTCCGGATGCTCGACGGTGCTCCTGCCGGCCACCACGCTCTGTCTGCTCAACGACGCAGCCCTCGTCGGGGGTATCTGGAAGATGGTGATCAGCGGCGGCTGGGGCGACGTGTCTGGCGAGCTGTTCCTCCTATGCTACATCGCGGCAATGAGCTACCCGCTGCTACAAGGGATGTTTCTCCGGCGGGATCCTGCACGAGTTCCCGCGTGGATCACGGCGATGTCCGTCGGCATTGCTGCAACTCTGCTTTCCTTGTTTGGTTAA